A stretch of the Channa argus isolate prfri chromosome 9, Channa argus male v1.0, whole genome shotgun sequence genome encodes the following:
- the LOC137133581 gene encoding uncharacterized protein isoform X2, with translation MTDLEQTFLRTAITEVMPDLPDAVKDILEETLQSLGVETYDDFSFIEEADLLSALRPIQARKFLAAWKLKCQTPETISSSVNASPVPVTSFQSPSPRSSSSASSNSSQSPGVDWMDTFMIPWDKFPEELMQSLERGKRPSPKMRREMVRILVREMMQVSSCISKRNTTEIAKKIVAKYPNSLQDVIEGDVIGPGYHSLVKQMQNRIENVRRPTTPKIRKRRHRTDDSDTDEVPPEQRAAIQDTYGCINWDLKFLPRGETLESQQEKKEKLKKMDQQADANAEEVKCLMKLTFYTQRKQVNQGTNIKHLQEEWPFWFKELGMAVHFKELTGIGLKETFIRNVDLKGKRLLNYMNTVCVNKSKRFLQDVTKFKVLRGQMSGCSEDIKEIMLLLLSYFDEKEEVMFCYVDGVCLAGEVQMDQVQLTPTIVVCGVFFPSTQRRVLKWRRPAHPVFM, from the exons ATGACTGACTTGGAGCAAACATTTCTACGCACCGCCATCACTGAGGTCATGCCTGACCTCCCGGATGCAGTGAAAGATATTCTTGAAGAAACCTTACAGTCCCTTGGGGTCGAGACGTATgatgatttttcatttattgagGAAGCCGATTTGCTGTCGGCATTGAGGCCAATTCAAGCTCGCAAATTCCTTGCTGCTTGGAAGCTGAAAT gcCAGACACCTGAAACTATTAGCTCATCTGTCAATGCCTCGCCAGTACCTGTAACATCCTTTCAGTCTCCTTCACCCAGAAGTTCTTCCTCAGCCTCTTCCAACAGCAGCCAAAGTCCAGGTGTAGACTGGATGGATACTTTTATGATACCATGGGATAAGTTCCCAGAAGAACTGATGCAATCAttggagagagggaaaagacCAAGCCCTAAAATGAGAAGGGAGATGGTCCGGATTTTGGTTCGTGAGATGATGCAAGTAAGTTCTTGCATAAGTAAAAGGAATACTACTGAAATAGCCAAAAAGATTGTGGCTAAATATCCAAATTCTCTGCAAGATGTTATAGAGGGAGATGTGATTGGCCCAGGGTATCACTCTCTAGTCAAGCAAATGCAAAATAGGATAGAGAATGTGAGGCGGCCTACGACCCCAAAAATAAGAAAACGAAGGCATCGCACTGATGATTCTGACACAGACGAAGTCCCTCCGGAGCAAAGAGCCGCAATTCAAGACACTTATGGATGCATTAATTGGGATTTAAAATTCCTGCCCCGTGGAGAGACTCTAGAGAGTcagcaggaaaagaaagaaaaactgaagaagATGGATCAGCAAGCAGATGCAAATGCGGAAGAGGTCAAATGTCTGATGAAACTGACTTTTTACACACAGCGTAAACAGGTCAACCAGGggacaaatataaaacaccTTCAGGAAGAGTGGCCATTTTGGTTCAAGGAACTTGGCATGGCAGTCCACTTCAAGGAACTCACTGGTATTGGACTTAAAGAAACGTTCATACGGAATGTTGATTTGAAGGGGAAACGACTCCTGAACTACATGAATACGGTTTGtgtgaacaaaagcaaaaggttTCTACAGGATGTAACAAAGTTTAAAGTGCTGAGAGGACAGATGAGTGGTTGCTCTGAGGATATTAAAGAGATAATGCTGCTCCTGCTGTCCTACTTTGATGAGAAGGAAGAAGTCATGTTCTGCTATGTGGATGGCGTATGCCTGGCTGGGGAAGTACAGATGGATCAAGTTCAATTGACTCCCACCATTGTTGTGTGTG gtgttttttttccatcaacccAGAGAAGGGTACTAAAGTGGAGAAGACCAGCACATCCCGTCTTCATGTGA
- the LOC137133581 gene encoding uncharacterized protein isoform X1, producing MTDLEQTFLRTAITEVMPDLPDAVKDILEETLQSLGVETYDDFSFIEEADLLSALRPIQARKFLAAWKLKCQTPETISSSVNASPVPVTSFQSPSPRSSSSASSNSSQSPGVDWMDTFMIPWDKFPEELMQSLERGKRPSPKMRREMVRILVREMMQVSSCISKRNTTEIAKKIVAKYPNSLQDVIEGDVIGPGYHSLVKQMQNRIENVRRPTTPKIRKRRHRTDDSDTDEVPPEQRAAIQDTYGCINWDLKFLPRGETLESQQEKKEKLKKMDQQADANAEEVKCLMKLTFYTQRKQVNQGTNIKHLQEEWPFWFKELGMAVHFKELTGIGLKETFIRNVDLKGKRLLNYMNTVCVNKSKRFLQDVTKFKVLRGQMSGCSEDIKEIMLLLLSYFDEKEEVMFCYVDGVCLAGEVQMDQVQLTPTIVVCGQSCFSSRRFMLSVDRNIVHDNITCMVSAICMMFGSYYCFNIHYPSQLASTLEFLQRCFFSINPEKGTKVEKTSTSRLHVNPRVLTLIQELSDHEWRDV from the exons ATGACTGACTTGGAGCAAACATTTCTACGCACCGCCATCACTGAGGTCATGCCTGACCTCCCGGATGCAGTGAAAGATATTCTTGAAGAAACCTTACAGTCCCTTGGGGTCGAGACGTATgatgatttttcatttattgagGAAGCCGATTTGCTGTCGGCATTGAGGCCAATTCAAGCTCGCAAATTCCTTGCTGCTTGGAAGCTGAAAT gcCAGACACCTGAAACTATTAGCTCATCTGTCAATGCCTCGCCAGTACCTGTAACATCCTTTCAGTCTCCTTCACCCAGAAGTTCTTCCTCAGCCTCTTCCAACAGCAGCCAAAGTCCAGGTGTAGACTGGATGGATACTTTTATGATACCATGGGATAAGTTCCCAGAAGAACTGATGCAATCAttggagagagggaaaagacCAAGCCCTAAAATGAGAAGGGAGATGGTCCGGATTTTGGTTCGTGAGATGATGCAAGTAAGTTCTTGCATAAGTAAAAGGAATACTACTGAAATAGCCAAAAAGATTGTGGCTAAATATCCAAATTCTCTGCAAGATGTTATAGAGGGAGATGTGATTGGCCCAGGGTATCACTCTCTAGTCAAGCAAATGCAAAATAGGATAGAGAATGTGAGGCGGCCTACGACCCCAAAAATAAGAAAACGAAGGCATCGCACTGATGATTCTGACACAGACGAAGTCCCTCCGGAGCAAAGAGCCGCAATTCAAGACACTTATGGATGCATTAATTGGGATTTAAAATTCCTGCCCCGTGGAGAGACTCTAGAGAGTcagcaggaaaagaaagaaaaactgaagaagATGGATCAGCAAGCAGATGCAAATGCGGAAGAGGTCAAATGTCTGATGAAACTGACTTTTTACACACAGCGTAAACAGGTCAACCAGGggacaaatataaaacaccTTCAGGAAGAGTGGCCATTTTGGTTCAAGGAACTTGGCATGGCAGTCCACTTCAAGGAACTCACTGGTATTGGACTTAAAGAAACGTTCATACGGAATGTTGATTTGAAGGGGAAACGACTCCTGAACTACATGAATACGGTTTGtgtgaacaaaagcaaaaggttTCTACAGGATGTAACAAAGTTTAAAGTGCTGAGAGGACAGATGAGTGGTTGCTCTGAGGATATTAAAGAGATAATGCTGCTCCTGCTGTCCTACTTTGATGAGAAGGAAGAAGTCATGTTCTGCTATGTGGATGGCGTATGCCTGGCTGGGGAAGTACAGATGGATCAAGTTCAATTGACTCCCACCATTGTTGTGTGTG gACAATCCTGCTTTTCCTCAAGACGTTTTATGCTGAGTGTTGATCGAAACATTGTGCATGACAATATAACCTGCAtggtttctgccatttgcatgATGTTTGGGAGCTATTATTGCTTTAACATCCATTACCCATCACAGCTGGCATCAACCCTGGAGTTTTTGCAGAG gtgttttttttccatcaacccAGAGAAGGGTACTAAAGTGGAGAAGACCAGCACATCCCGTCTTCATGTGAACCCCAGAGTGCTTACCTTGATTCAAGAACTTTCAGACCATGAGTGGCGTGATGTTTGA